A stretch of Ranitomeya variabilis isolate aRanVar5 chromosome 3, aRanVar5.hap1, whole genome shotgun sequence DNA encodes these proteins:
- the STARD13 gene encoding stAR-related lipid transfer protein 13 isoform X5, protein MKLDVSLQRKKSEDSDEEDLCAISDKWTFQRFSRRWSRVDDIDTLLGRSERLGSSGDMKNTTSSESVLTDLSEPEICSIHSGSSGGSDCRCVSSETFEGNDTMCVPDSNAVNFLPPYWSRDILDSKLNAKTDKSSHTKAKTLLKCMGTLRGKGAHGKLKGPPKTRGLIISEPILQLEPESVKSMNCVQIGNGPVSDQTMDLKVTGNLASKTEMRTINENTSSLKDGEISESNKRAGMYLEDIDLFTMTGLRGKPSRNHKNEFHSQEDLVVHIPKDHKPGTFPKAISIESLSPTDNLCGVNWRGASISLTGQKGLCVKEPRPLSSRCPRGSRLSVYDNVPGSHLYASTGDLMDLEKDDLFPHLDDVLQHINGLQQSVDHWSKDVMPDLQDDNLSLFQTPNPAFLTPNPAGLDFEGNSISDGRTTPSDMERDATSLNESDATGTRERRDSGVGASLTRTNRHMRWHSFQVSHQLSGSLASLQISNQSASQLNLLQKFSLLRLTAIMEKYSMSNKHGWTWSVPKFMKRMKGPDYKDKNVFGVPLMVHVQRTGQPIPQSIQQALRFLRSNCLDQVGLFRKSGVKSRIQALRQMNESSPENVNYEGQCAYDVADMMKQFFRDLPEPLLTSKLGETFLHIYQYVPKDQRLQAVQSAIMLMSDENREVLQTLLCFLNDVTSVEENQMTPMNLAVCLAPSLFHLNLLKKDNSPRAIQKKYATGKPDQKDLNENLAATQGLAHMIMECNKLFEIPEEIIAQSRNSYSEADIHAPTMEELVKQIEEEAGSVCTYFDTVIQSLQKESKEKFKGWVSFSSTESADIAYKKVGDGNPLRLWKVSVEVEAPPSVVLNRLLRERHLWDDDFAQAKVIETMDNQTEVYQYVVDSMAPHPSKDFVVLRTWRSDLSKGMCGLVATSVENEDAPLLGGVRATVLDTRYLIEPCGSGKSRLTYICRADLKGHCLDWYNKCFGHLCAIEVLRIRNSFQPLTAEGPETKI, encoded by the exons AGTGAAGATTCAGATGAAGAAGATCTTTGCGCAATCAGTGACAAATGGACATTCCAAAGATTCAGTCGTCGATGGTCTCGGGTGGATGACATTGATACACTGCTTGGGAGATCAGAAAGACTTGGGTCATCCGGGGACATGAAAAACACGACAAGTAGTGAAAGTGTGCTGACAGATCTCAGTGAGCCTGAAATATGTTCTATTCACAGTGGAAGTAGTGGTGGGAGCGACTGCAGATGTGTTTCCAGTGAAACGTTTGAGGGTAATGACACCATGTGCGTGCCAGATTCAAACGCAGTTAACTTTTTACCTCCATATTGGTCAAGGGATATCTTGGATAGCAAATTAAATGCAAAAACTGATAAATCTTCACATACGAAAGCAAAAACACTACTAAAATGCATGGGTACCCTTCGTGGCAAAGGAGCTCATGGGAAACTAAAAGGACCACCTAAAACTAGAGGTTTAATAATTAGTGAACCGATTTTGCAACTGGAGCCTGAATCTGTAAAGTCAATGAACTGTGTTCAGATAGGCAATGGACCAGTAAGTGACCAAACTATGGACCTTAAGGTAACTGGAAATTTGGCCTCAAAAACAGAAATGAGGACAATTAATGAAAACACTTCAAGTTTAAAGGATGGAGAGATTTCTGAATCAAACAAACGTGCTGGCATGTACCTGGAGGACATTGACCTCTTCACAATGACAGGGCTACGGGGTAAACCTAGCCGCAATCATAAAAATGAATTTCATTCCCAAGAGGATCTGGTTGTACATATTCCAAAGGACCACAAACCTGGAACTTTTCCAAAAGCAATATCTATTGAAAGCCTTTCACCTACTGATAATCTTTGTGGTGTGAACTGGCGAGGAGCAAGCATATCCCTTACTGGGCAGAAGGGACTCTGTGTCAAAGAACCAAGGCCTTTATCTTCAAGATGCCCAAGAGGCAGCAGGCTTAGCGTATATGACAACGTTCCCGGATCCCACTTGTATGCCAGCACTGGAGATCTCATGGACTTGGAAAAAGATGATCTTTTCCCTCATCTAGATGATGTATTACAACATATCAATGGACTGCAACAGTCTGTAGACCATTGGTCAAAAGATGTAATGCCAGATCTACAAGATGACAACTTATCATTGTTTCAAACTCCCAACCCAGCCTTCCTTACACCAAATCCAGCAGGGTTAGACTTTGAAGGAAATTCTATCTCTGATGGAAGGACAACGCCAAGTGATATGGAAAGAGACGCAACATCCCTTAATGAGTCTGATGCCACAGGAACAAGGGAAAGAAGAGACTCAGGAGTAGGAGCATCTCTCACAAGAACAAATAG GCACATGAGGTGGCACAGTTTCCAGGTCTCTCACCAGTTGAGTGGCTCTCTGGCATCACTTCAAATTAGTAACCAGTCTGCTAGCCAGCTCAACCTACTGCAAAAGTTCTCCTTATTAAGGTTGACCGCCATAATGGAAAAATATTCCATGTCAAACAAACACGGGTGGACATG GTCTGTACCAAAGTTTATGAAGAGAATGAAGGGCCCCGATTACAAGGATAAGAATGTTTTTGGTGTACCCTTGATGGTTCATGTGCAGAGAACAGGGCAGCCGATACCACAGAGCATTCAACAGGCATTACGGTTCCTGCGCAGTAACTGCCTTGATCAG GTTGGCTTGTTTAGAAAGTCTGGTGTTAAGTCTCGAATCCAGGCCCTGCGCCAAATGAATGAGAGCAGCCCCGAGAATGTAAACTACGAAGGCCAGTGTGCTTACGATGTGGCAGACATGATGAAGCAGTTCTTCAGGGACCTTCCAGAGCCCCTGCTCACCAGCAAACTAGGAGAGACCTTCCTGCATATTTACCAGT ATGTTCCCAAGGACCAGAGGCTCCAGGCGGTGCAGTCGGCCATCATGTTAATGTCAGATGAGAACCGTGAAGTTCTGCAAACACTCTTGTGTTTCCTCAATGATGTCACCTCAGTAGAAGAAAATCAGATGACCCCAATGAATCTGGCTGTGTGTTTGGCGCCTTCACTCTTCCACCTCAATTTGCTGAAGAAAGATAATTCCCCTAG AGCCATTCAGAAGAAGTATGCAACTGGAAAACCTGATCAGAAGGACTTAAATGAGAACCTGGCAGCTACACAAGGTCTGGCCCATATGATAATGGAGTGCAACAAACTGTTTGAG ATTCCCGAAGAAATTATAGCCCAATCCCGAAATTCATATTCTGAAGCTGATATCCATGCTCCTACAATGGAGGAACTGGTAAAACAGATAGAGGAGGAAGCCGGCAGTGTCTGTACATACTTTGATACAGTCATCCAAAGTCTACAGAAAGAATCCAAGGAAAAGTTTAAAGGCTGGGTGTCTTTCTCCAGTACGGAGAGCGCAGACATTGCTTATAAAAAG GTTGGAGATGGAAATCCATTGAGGCTCTGGAAGGTGTCTGTGGAAGTAGAGGCTCCTCCATCAGTTGTACTCAATCGCCTACTAAGAGAGCGCCACCTATGGGATGATGATTTTGCACAAGCCAAAGTAATAGAAACTATGGATAATCAAACCGAAGTTTACCAGTATGTAGTGGACAGTATGGCGCCTCATCCTTCCAAGGATTTTGTTGTGTTGAG GACATGGAGGAGTGACTTGTCAAAGGGAATGTGCGGTTTAGTGGCAACCTCTGTGGAGAATGAAGATGCCCCATTATTAGGAGGAGTGAGGGCAACAGTATTGGACACTCGATATTTGATTGAACCTTGCGGCTCCGGAAAATCCAGGCTCACTTATATTTGCAGAGCTGACCTAAA gGGTCATTGTCTAGACTGGTACAACAAATGCTTTGGGCATCTTTGTGCCATAGAAGTTTTGCGAATCCGAAACTCATTTCAGCCCCTTACAGCAGAAGGACCAGAAACAAAAATCTGA
- the STARD13 gene encoding stAR-related lipid transfer protein 13 isoform X4 translates to MIFCAAESFLCELEAKEACEWLRAAGFPQYAQLYEDSQFPIDIGSVKRDHDFLDRDDVEPLCRRLNTLNKCASMKLDVSLQRKKSEDSDEEDLCAISDKWTFQRFSRRWSRVDDIDTLLGRSERLGSSGDMKNTTSSESVLTDLSEPEICSIHSGSSGGSDCRCVSSETFEGNDTMCVPDSNAVNFLPPYWSRDILDSKLNAKTDKSSHTKAKTLLKCMGTLRGKGAHGKLKGPPKTRGLIISEPILQLEPESVKSMNCVQIGNGPVSDQTMDLKVTGNLASKTEMRTINENTSSLKDGEISESNKRAGMYLEDIDLFTMTGLRGKPSRNHKNEFHSQEDLVVHIPKDHKPGTFPKAISIESLSPTDNLCGVNWRGASISLTGQKGLCVKEPRPLSSRCPRGSRLSVYDNVPGSHLYASTGDLMDLEKDDLFPHLDDVLQHINGLQQSVDHWSKDVMPDLQDDNLSLFQTPNPAFLTPNPAGLDFEGNSISDGRTTPSDMERDATSLNESDATGTRERRDSGVGASLTRTNRHMRWHSFQVSHQLSGSLASLQISNQSASQLNLLQKFSLLRLTAIMEKYSMSNKHGWTWSVPKFMKRMKGPDYKDKNVFGVPLMVHVQRTGQPIPQSIQQALRFLRSNCLDQVGLFRKSGVKSRIQALRQMNESSPENVNYEGQCAYDVADMMKQFFRDLPEPLLTSKLGETFLHIYQYVPKDQRLQAVQSAIMLMSDENREVLQTLLCFLNDVTSVEENQMTPMNLAVCLAPSLFHLNLLKKDNSPRAIQKKYATGKPDQKDLNENLAATQGLAHMIMECNKLFEIPEEIIAQSRNSYSEADIHAPTMEELVKQIEEEAGSVCTYFDTVIQSLQKESKEKFKGWVSFSSTESADIAYKKVGDGNPLRLWKVSVEVEAPPSVVLNRLLRERHLWDDDFAQAKVIETMDNQTEVYQYVVDSMAPHPSKDFVVLRTWRSDLSKGMCGLVATSVENEDAPLLGGVRATVLDTRYLIEPCGSGKSRLTYICRADLKGHCLDWYNKCFGHLCAIEVLRIRNSFQPLTAEGPETKI, encoded by the exons AGTGAAGATTCAGATGAAGAAGATCTTTGCGCAATCAGTGACAAATGGACATTCCAAAGATTCAGTCGTCGATGGTCTCGGGTGGATGACATTGATACACTGCTTGGGAGATCAGAAAGACTTGGGTCATCCGGGGACATGAAAAACACGACAAGTAGTGAAAGTGTGCTGACAGATCTCAGTGAGCCTGAAATATGTTCTATTCACAGTGGAAGTAGTGGTGGGAGCGACTGCAGATGTGTTTCCAGTGAAACGTTTGAGGGTAATGACACCATGTGCGTGCCAGATTCAAACGCAGTTAACTTTTTACCTCCATATTGGTCAAGGGATATCTTGGATAGCAAATTAAATGCAAAAACTGATAAATCTTCACATACGAAAGCAAAAACACTACTAAAATGCATGGGTACCCTTCGTGGCAAAGGAGCTCATGGGAAACTAAAAGGACCACCTAAAACTAGAGGTTTAATAATTAGTGAACCGATTTTGCAACTGGAGCCTGAATCTGTAAAGTCAATGAACTGTGTTCAGATAGGCAATGGACCAGTAAGTGACCAAACTATGGACCTTAAGGTAACTGGAAATTTGGCCTCAAAAACAGAAATGAGGACAATTAATGAAAACACTTCAAGTTTAAAGGATGGAGAGATTTCTGAATCAAACAAACGTGCTGGCATGTACCTGGAGGACATTGACCTCTTCACAATGACAGGGCTACGGGGTAAACCTAGCCGCAATCATAAAAATGAATTTCATTCCCAAGAGGATCTGGTTGTACATATTCCAAAGGACCACAAACCTGGAACTTTTCCAAAAGCAATATCTATTGAAAGCCTTTCACCTACTGATAATCTTTGTGGTGTGAACTGGCGAGGAGCAAGCATATCCCTTACTGGGCAGAAGGGACTCTGTGTCAAAGAACCAAGGCCTTTATCTTCAAGATGCCCAAGAGGCAGCAGGCTTAGCGTATATGACAACGTTCCCGGATCCCACTTGTATGCCAGCACTGGAGATCTCATGGACTTGGAAAAAGATGATCTTTTCCCTCATCTAGATGATGTATTACAACATATCAATGGACTGCAACAGTCTGTAGACCATTGGTCAAAAGATGTAATGCCAGATCTACAAGATGACAACTTATCATTGTTTCAAACTCCCAACCCAGCCTTCCTTACACCAAATCCAGCAGGGTTAGACTTTGAAGGAAATTCTATCTCTGATGGAAGGACAACGCCAAGTGATATGGAAAGAGACGCAACATCCCTTAATGAGTCTGATGCCACAGGAACAAGGGAAAGAAGAGACTCAGGAGTAGGAGCATCTCTCACAAGAACAAATAG GCACATGAGGTGGCACAGTTTCCAGGTCTCTCACCAGTTGAGTGGCTCTCTGGCATCACTTCAAATTAGTAACCAGTCTGCTAGCCAGCTCAACCTACTGCAAAAGTTCTCCTTATTAAGGTTGACCGCCATAATGGAAAAATATTCCATGTCAAACAAACACGGGTGGACATG GTCTGTACCAAAGTTTATGAAGAGAATGAAGGGCCCCGATTACAAGGATAAGAATGTTTTTGGTGTACCCTTGATGGTTCATGTGCAGAGAACAGGGCAGCCGATACCACAGAGCATTCAACAGGCATTACGGTTCCTGCGCAGTAACTGCCTTGATCAG GTTGGCTTGTTTAGAAAGTCTGGTGTTAAGTCTCGAATCCAGGCCCTGCGCCAAATGAATGAGAGCAGCCCCGAGAATGTAAACTACGAAGGCCAGTGTGCTTACGATGTGGCAGACATGATGAAGCAGTTCTTCAGGGACCTTCCAGAGCCCCTGCTCACCAGCAAACTAGGAGAGACCTTCCTGCATATTTACCAGT ATGTTCCCAAGGACCAGAGGCTCCAGGCGGTGCAGTCGGCCATCATGTTAATGTCAGATGAGAACCGTGAAGTTCTGCAAACACTCTTGTGTTTCCTCAATGATGTCACCTCAGTAGAAGAAAATCAGATGACCCCAATGAATCTGGCTGTGTGTTTGGCGCCTTCACTCTTCCACCTCAATTTGCTGAAGAAAGATAATTCCCCTAG AGCCATTCAGAAGAAGTATGCAACTGGAAAACCTGATCAGAAGGACTTAAATGAGAACCTGGCAGCTACACAAGGTCTGGCCCATATGATAATGGAGTGCAACAAACTGTTTGAG ATTCCCGAAGAAATTATAGCCCAATCCCGAAATTCATATTCTGAAGCTGATATCCATGCTCCTACAATGGAGGAACTGGTAAAACAGATAGAGGAGGAAGCCGGCAGTGTCTGTACATACTTTGATACAGTCATCCAAAGTCTACAGAAAGAATCCAAGGAAAAGTTTAAAGGCTGGGTGTCTTTCTCCAGTACGGAGAGCGCAGACATTGCTTATAAAAAG GTTGGAGATGGAAATCCATTGAGGCTCTGGAAGGTGTCTGTGGAAGTAGAGGCTCCTCCATCAGTTGTACTCAATCGCCTACTAAGAGAGCGCCACCTATGGGATGATGATTTTGCACAAGCCAAAGTAATAGAAACTATGGATAATCAAACCGAAGTTTACCAGTATGTAGTGGACAGTATGGCGCCTCATCCTTCCAAGGATTTTGTTGTGTTGAG GACATGGAGGAGTGACTTGTCAAAGGGAATGTGCGGTTTAGTGGCAACCTCTGTGGAGAATGAAGATGCCCCATTATTAGGAGGAGTGAGGGCAACAGTATTGGACACTCGATATTTGATTGAACCTTGCGGCTCCGGAAAATCCAGGCTCACTTATATTTGCAGAGCTGACCTAAA gGGTCATTGTCTAGACTGGTACAACAAATGCTTTGGGCATCTTTGTGCCATAGAAGTTTTGCGAATCCGAAACTCATTTCAGCCCCTTACAGCAGAAGGACCAGAAACAAAAATCTGA